A portion of the Syngnathoides biaculeatus isolate LvHL_M chromosome 7, ASM1980259v1, whole genome shotgun sequence genome contains these proteins:
- the LOC133503491 gene encoding capping protein, Arp2/3 and myosin-I linker protein 3-like isoform X2, translating into MAAKEITVFGFASVNKDITDSIRKIIEKSSIKFICGIKLDTKSGKTEDRILVLATWRLYFLAPKSPAKIESTFNFLEIRALNSHPDHQVIIDTDKSTCCLRFESRDHLNHVVSHINYALSRIFNNSVFAPSICHSDSDLSDGSRKYSPSSETSVETQRACGGFSETYAALCDYNGISCKEEVQWDVDTIYHSQDNREFNLLDFSHLESRDLAVIVASVAYNTWFTKLYCKDLRLGSEVTEQVLHTVSKSSSLEEITLENAGLKSDFPQKMSAALSENPAAVIHSLNLAHNSLDNQGVANLIQQMCRLSKGLRLLNLSKTSLTSKGVVSLSMALNSSDEYSNSLLHLDLSKNPGILSGDDASSLYLFLSQPNCLVHLDLSGTDCSVDSLFGALLRGCCADLSFLNLSKNSFSHRKGKDTLPLFRQFFSSAFSLTHVSLAGMKLPPDVLRALLAGLTSNPHINDLHLDISGCELRCAGAAVLQELFPRVSSIATLDISDNGLDADLLTVLPALSRHPSLKQLYLGKNFNIKNRVLDEVLQKLVQLIQEEECALQSLSLSDSRLRSRGTVLVNALGSNTCLRKVDLSGNNMDDIGAKMLSKALQINTTLRSVTWDRNNTSAAGFLDVARALEHNFTLQYMPLPLSDISQAYRSAPERTEQALTKIQRALVRNNQTQRFSQRQALRLHQGLVTSTAEQVMERLCARVQQQVCQLRGVGEADDIQAAKQVLKEARNSRALYPSLCELAHVLSVDGPVRQRLDSLASELAKAADKELQVIVDSMVSLCRELCPLSSAAAERLATPLSAVSESVSVPRAAIRTALMERAAQDVHRALEEVKLSVVSYLTNSIVDQILQELYATHKKLTHQVSHLKRWDGSCEDATGWRFNRHRDSLDITEEELGTSIDTIAIKKRSSRTRRIRPVSTRLSLCDDSSSSPPPSLPSYSTPLSRSTSWEGLSALPTQGLPLHHVTRVRPRPPRRHKGGYLPADTNCSENGGTSPLDDGLPDFYTKRVLPDSQLSSLHNTHSLRRKKRRNVLAIFGFRRNRNQTLSNQESDADFYGDHTVATAPTGTATENVYTLLQPTRSATRLGSPGDGPDGKNTLVLSLPPPMPGIQHPTVGGSKHPFYSPTERSEKEAAPEHRPAEADKYWADDKQRTSEVLQAGDMWMPGEGHSDRWRSDERPGEALTADRQWTAERHTQWQIDRKMERQRLAGRQIDRSWSEGKQTDLQPDAQWTDRSVWKADRQVQALHFSQRPLPPYPLDRTPSPKKEASTEVESQGERRVSPDACVEGWRSGYAGRPAPCVSKPEPPPQSSKPSLSKLRQRHRQESSDTLPEEDDEGERDPARMDKKDWDRRRDMEGQPPPIPEKPKTTTYVTFPKEPAPERTLPPPPLPPPVSRPAHGMPDRAASQGDEGSRPQAPVKPQRNRKAMSYDADNFNTGPGHSELV; encoded by the exons GTCATTATTGACACCGACAAGTCCACCTGCTGCCTGAGGTTCGAGTCACGTGACCACCTCAACCACGTGGTCAGCCACATCAACTACGCGCTTTCGCGCATATTCAACAACTCAGTGTTTGC CCCCTCCATATGTCACTCAGACAGCGATCTCTCCGACGGCAGCAGGAAGTATTCGCCCAGCTCGGAGACTTCTGTGGAAACCCAGCGGGCGTGCG GAGGCTTTTCAGAGACCTACGCCGCGCTGTGCGACTACAATGGCATCAGCTGCAAGGAGGAAGTGCAGTGG GACGTGGACACCATCTACCACTCCCAGGACAACCGTGAGTTCAACCTGCTGGACTTCAGCCACCTGGAGAGCAG GGATCTGGCGGTGATTGTGGCGTCGGTGGCGTACAACACGTGGTTCACTAAGCTGTACTGCAAAGACCTGCGCTTG GGCTCAGAGGTGACGGAGCAGGTCCTGCACACAGTCAGCAAATCATCCAGCCTGGAGGAGATCACGCTTGAGAATGCTGGGTTAAAGTC AGACTTCCCGCAGAAGATGTCGGCCGCTCTCTCCGAGAACCCTGCCGCCGTCATCCACTCGCTCAATCTGGCTCACAACTCTCTGGACAACCAAG GCGTGGCCAATCTGATCCAGCAGATGTGTCGTCTCAGCAAGGGTCTCCGTCTCCTCAACCTCTCCAAGACCTCGCTGACCTCCAAAG GGGTGGTGTCGCTTTCAATGGCGCTGAACTCAAGCGACGAGTACTCCAACTCGCTCCTCCACCTGGACCTGAGCAAGAATCCCGGCATCCTGTCTGGGGACGACGCCTCG AGCTTGTACCTCTTCCTGTCTCAGCCCAACTGCCTGGTGCATTTGGACCTTTCGGGCACAGATTGCTCTGTGGACTCA CTATTTGGGGCTCTTCTGAGGGGCTGTTGCGCTGATCTCTCCTTTCTGAATCTTTCCAAAAATTCTTTCTCACACAG AAAAGGAAAAGACACCCTGCCGTTGTTCCGACAATTCTTCAGCTCCGCCTTCAGCCTCACCCACGTCAGCCTGGCAGGCATGAAACTGCCCCCTGACGTCCTCAG GGCTCTCCTCGCAGGCTTAACCTCCAATCCCCACATCAACGACCTTCACCTGGACATCAGCGGCTGTGAG CTTCGATGTGCAGGAGCTGCCGTCCTCCAGGAGCTCTTCCCCAGAGTCTCCTCCATCGCCACTCTGGATATCTCAGACAACG GTTTGGATGCAGACTTGCTCACGGTGCTGCCTGCCCTCTCCAGACACCCCTCGCTGAAGCAGCTTTACCTTGGCAAGAACTTTAACATCAAAAACAG GGTTCTGGATGAAGTCTTGCAGAAGTTGGTGCAGCTCATACAAGAGGAAGAATGT GCCCTGCAGAGCCTCTCGCTGAGCGACTCGCGGCTGCGTTCCCGGGGCACGGTGCTGGTCAACGCCCTGGGCAGCAACACCTGCCTGAGGAAGGTGGACCTGAGCGGCAACAACATGGACGACATCGGCGCCAAGATGCTGAGCAAAGCCCTGCAGATCAACACCACGCTCCG GAGCGTGACATGGGATCGCAACAACACCTCCGCAGCAGGATTTCTCGATGTGGCCAGAGCACTTGAACA TAATTTCACCCTGCAGTACATGCCTCTCCCCCTGAGCGACATCAGCCAGGCGTACCGTAGCGCCCCCGAGAGGACGGAGCAGGCACTGACTAAG ATCCAACGGGCTCTGGTGAGGAACAATCAGACTCAGCGCTTTTCCCAGCGTCAGGCTCTCCGGCTCCACCAAGGGCTCGTCACCAGCACCGCCGAGCAG GTGATGGAGCGTCTGTGCGCACGCGTCCAGCAGCAGGTTTGCCAGCTGCGAGGCGTCGGAGAGGCCGACGACATCCAAGCCGCCAAGCAAGTGCTGAAGGAGGCCAGGAATTCCCGCGCG CTGTACCCCTCCCTGTGCGAACTGGCCCACGTGCTTTCTGTGGACGGGCCAGTCCGCCAACGTCTGGACTCGCTGGCCAGCGAGCTTGCCAAAGCCGCCGACAAGGAGCTTcag GTGATCGTGGACTCGATGGTGTCTCTGTGCCGTGAGCTGTGCCCTCTGTCGTCCGCCGCGGCGGAGCGGCTGGCCACGCCGCTCTCGGCCGTCTCGGAGAGCGTGTCTGTCCCCCGTGCCGCCATCCGGACCGCACTGATGGAAAGGGCAGCGCAGGACGTCCATCGAGCCTTAGA AGAAGTCAAACTGTCTGTGGTTTCCTATCTCACCAACTCCATTGTGGACCAAATCCTGCAGGAGCTCTACGCTACCCACAAAAAACTG ACCCACCAGGTGTCTCATCTCAAACGCTGGGATGGGTCGTGCGAAGACGCCACGGGCTGGAGGTTCAACAGGCACAGAGACTCTCTGGACATCACTGAGGAGGAGCTCGGCACCAGTATA GACACAATAGCCATTAAGAAGCGCAGCTCGAGAACAAGACGAATACGACCCGTCTCCACCAGGCTGA GTCTCTGCGACGACTCCAGCTCCTCGCCGCCCCCTTCCCTCCCCTCCTACTCCACGCCGCTGTCCCGCTCAACCTCCTGGGAGGGCCTGTCTGCGCTGCCCACGCAGGGTCTGCCGCTCCACCACGTGACCAGAGTCCGCCCGAGACctccacgcaggcacaaagGAGGATACCTACCCGCTGACACG aattgtagTGAAAATGGAGGTACAAGCCCTCTGGATGACGGACTGCCAGATTTTTATACTAAAAGAGTCCTTCCGGATAG tcAACTCTCTTCTCTGCACAACACGCACTCACTGAGGCGGAAGAAAAGGAGGAACGTCCTGGCCATCTTCGGTTTCCGCAGAAACCGCAACCAGACGCTGTCCAACCAGGAGTCGGACGCCGACTTTTACGGAGATCACACCGTTGCTACGGCACCCACAGG GACGGCCACAGAGAATGTGTACACGCTCCTCCAACCTACGAGGTCTGCGACCAGGCTGGGGTCTCCGGGGGATGGGCCCGATGGGAAGAATACTTTGGTTTTGAGTCTGCCACCACCAATGCCAGGCATTCAGCATCCAACCGTGGGAGGAAGCAAGCACCCCTTTTACTCCCCCACCGAG CGCTCCGAAAAGGAGGCGGCGCCCGAGCATCGGCCAGCGGAGGCCGACAAGTACTGGGCGGACGATAAGCAGAGGACCAGTGAGGTTCTCCAGGCTGGAGACATGTGGATGCCGGGCGAGGGCCACTCGGACAGGTGGCGCTCGGACGAGAGGCCGGGAGAGGCTTTGACCGCCGACAGACAGTGGACGGCGGAGAGACACACGCAATGGCAGATCGACAGGAAGATGGAGAGACAGCGGCTGGCCGGCAGGCAGATAGACCGCTCGTGGTCGGAGGGCAAGCAGACGGACTTACAGCCGGACGCGCAGTGGACGGACAGGAGTGTGTGGAAGGCGGACAGGCAAGTCCAGGCGCTTCATTTCTCTCAAAGGCCGTTGCCGCCGTACCCTTTGGACAGGACGCCCTCCCCTAAAAAGGAAGCGAGCACAGAGGTTGAGTCGCAGGGCGAGAGACGAGTCAGTCCCGATGCTTGCGTGGAAGGCTGGAGGAGCGGCTACGCCGGGCGACCGGCGCCCTGCGTGTCGAAACCCGAACCCCCGCCGCAAAGTAGCAAACCCAGCTTGTCCAAACTGAGGCAAAGGCATCGACAGGAAAGCTCCGACACGCTACCTG AGGAGGATGACGAGGGCGAGAGGGATCCGGCCAGGATGGACAAGAAGGACTGGGACAGAAGAAGAGATATGGAGGGTCAACCTCCCCCGATTCCTGAAAAG CCAAAGACGACGACGTACGTGACCTTCCCGAAAGAACCGGCCCCGGAAAGGACCTTACCCCCTCCGCCTTTGCCCCCGCCCGTCAGCAGGCCCGCGCACGGGATGCCAGACCGAGCCGCCAGTCAAG GCGACGAAGGATCGAGGCCTCAGGCGCCCGTCAAACCCCAGAGGAACCGAAAAGCCATGTCGTACGACGCAG ACAACTTCAACACGGGACCCGGTCACAGCGAGCTGGTGTGA
- the LOC133503491 gene encoding capping protein, Arp2/3 and myosin-I linker protein 3-like isoform X1, whose amino-acid sequence MAAKEITVFGFASVNKDITDSIRKIIEKSSIKFICGIKLDTKSGKTEDRILVLATWRLYFLAPKSPAKIESTFNFLEIRALNSHPDHQVIIDTDKSTCCLRFESRDHLNHVVSHINYALSRIFNNSVFAPSICHSDSDLSDGSRKYSPSSETSVETQRACGGFSETYAALCDYNGISCKEEVQWDVDTIYHSQDNREFNLLDFSHLESRDLAVIVASVAYNTWFTKLYCKDLRLGSEVTEQVLHTVSKSSSLEEITLENAGLKSDFPQKMSAALSENPAAVIHSLNLAHNSLDNQGVANLIQQMCRLSKGLRLLNLSKTSLTSKGVVSLSMALNSSDEYSNSLLHLDLSKNPGILSGDDASSLYLFLSQPNCLVHLDLSGTDCSVDSLFGALLRGCCADLSFLNLSKNSFSHRKGKDTLPLFRQFFSSAFSLTHVSLAGMKLPPDVLRALLAGLTSNPHINDLHLDISGCELRCAGAAVLQELFPRVSSIATLDISDNGLDADLLTVLPALSRHPSLKQLYLGKNFNIKNRVLDEVLQKLVQLIQEEECALQSLSLSDSRLRSRGTVLVNALGSNTCLRKVDLSGNNMDDIGAKMLSKALQINTTLRSVTWDRNNTSAAGFLDVARALEHNFTLQYMPLPLSDISQAYRSAPERTEQALTKIQRALVRNNQTQRFSQRQALRLHQGLVTSTAEQVMERLCARVQQQVCQLRGVGEADDIQAAKQVLKEARNSRALYPSLCELAHVLSVDGPVRQRLDSLASELAKAADKELQVIVDSMVSLCRELCPLSSAAAERLATPLSAVSESVSVPRAAIRTALMERAAQDVHRALEEVKLSVVSYLTNSIVDQILQELYATHKKLTHQVSHLKRWDGSCEDATGWRFNRHRDSLDITEEELGTSIDTIAIKKRSSRTRRIRPVSTRLSLCDDSSSSPPPSLPSYSTPLSRSTSWEGLSALPTQGLPLHHVTRVRPRPPRRHKGGYLPADTNCSENGGTSPLDDGLPDFYTKRVLPDSQLSSLHNTHSLRRKKRRNVLAIFGFRRNRNQTLSNQESDADFYGDHTVATAPTGTATENVYTLLQPTRSATRLGSPGDGPDGKNTLVLSLPPPMPGIQHPTVGGSKHPFYSPTERSEKEAAPEHRPAEADKYWADDKQRTSEVLQAGDMWMPGEGHSDRWRSDERPGEALTADRQWTAERHTQWQIDRKMERQRLAGRQIDRSWSEGKQTDLQPDAQWTDRSVWKADRQVQALHFSQRPLPPYPLDRTPSPKKEASTEVESQGERRVSPDACVEGWRSGYAGRPAPCVSKPEPPPQSSKPSLSKLRQRHRQESSDTLPEEDDEGERDPARMDKKDWDRRRDMEGQPPPIPEKPKTTTYVTFPKEPAPERTLPPPPLPPPVSRPAHGMPDRAASQGDEGSRPQAPVKPQRNRKAMSYDAGTDRDSPTNIEKPPNRKAPEKKPRLPQNRNKSLDLSDNFNTGPGHSELV is encoded by the exons GTCATTATTGACACCGACAAGTCCACCTGCTGCCTGAGGTTCGAGTCACGTGACCACCTCAACCACGTGGTCAGCCACATCAACTACGCGCTTTCGCGCATATTCAACAACTCAGTGTTTGC CCCCTCCATATGTCACTCAGACAGCGATCTCTCCGACGGCAGCAGGAAGTATTCGCCCAGCTCGGAGACTTCTGTGGAAACCCAGCGGGCGTGCG GAGGCTTTTCAGAGACCTACGCCGCGCTGTGCGACTACAATGGCATCAGCTGCAAGGAGGAAGTGCAGTGG GACGTGGACACCATCTACCACTCCCAGGACAACCGTGAGTTCAACCTGCTGGACTTCAGCCACCTGGAGAGCAG GGATCTGGCGGTGATTGTGGCGTCGGTGGCGTACAACACGTGGTTCACTAAGCTGTACTGCAAAGACCTGCGCTTG GGCTCAGAGGTGACGGAGCAGGTCCTGCACACAGTCAGCAAATCATCCAGCCTGGAGGAGATCACGCTTGAGAATGCTGGGTTAAAGTC AGACTTCCCGCAGAAGATGTCGGCCGCTCTCTCCGAGAACCCTGCCGCCGTCATCCACTCGCTCAATCTGGCTCACAACTCTCTGGACAACCAAG GCGTGGCCAATCTGATCCAGCAGATGTGTCGTCTCAGCAAGGGTCTCCGTCTCCTCAACCTCTCCAAGACCTCGCTGACCTCCAAAG GGGTGGTGTCGCTTTCAATGGCGCTGAACTCAAGCGACGAGTACTCCAACTCGCTCCTCCACCTGGACCTGAGCAAGAATCCCGGCATCCTGTCTGGGGACGACGCCTCG AGCTTGTACCTCTTCCTGTCTCAGCCCAACTGCCTGGTGCATTTGGACCTTTCGGGCACAGATTGCTCTGTGGACTCA CTATTTGGGGCTCTTCTGAGGGGCTGTTGCGCTGATCTCTCCTTTCTGAATCTTTCCAAAAATTCTTTCTCACACAG AAAAGGAAAAGACACCCTGCCGTTGTTCCGACAATTCTTCAGCTCCGCCTTCAGCCTCACCCACGTCAGCCTGGCAGGCATGAAACTGCCCCCTGACGTCCTCAG GGCTCTCCTCGCAGGCTTAACCTCCAATCCCCACATCAACGACCTTCACCTGGACATCAGCGGCTGTGAG CTTCGATGTGCAGGAGCTGCCGTCCTCCAGGAGCTCTTCCCCAGAGTCTCCTCCATCGCCACTCTGGATATCTCAGACAACG GTTTGGATGCAGACTTGCTCACGGTGCTGCCTGCCCTCTCCAGACACCCCTCGCTGAAGCAGCTTTACCTTGGCAAGAACTTTAACATCAAAAACAG GGTTCTGGATGAAGTCTTGCAGAAGTTGGTGCAGCTCATACAAGAGGAAGAATGT GCCCTGCAGAGCCTCTCGCTGAGCGACTCGCGGCTGCGTTCCCGGGGCACGGTGCTGGTCAACGCCCTGGGCAGCAACACCTGCCTGAGGAAGGTGGACCTGAGCGGCAACAACATGGACGACATCGGCGCCAAGATGCTGAGCAAAGCCCTGCAGATCAACACCACGCTCCG GAGCGTGACATGGGATCGCAACAACACCTCCGCAGCAGGATTTCTCGATGTGGCCAGAGCACTTGAACA TAATTTCACCCTGCAGTACATGCCTCTCCCCCTGAGCGACATCAGCCAGGCGTACCGTAGCGCCCCCGAGAGGACGGAGCAGGCACTGACTAAG ATCCAACGGGCTCTGGTGAGGAACAATCAGACTCAGCGCTTTTCCCAGCGTCAGGCTCTCCGGCTCCACCAAGGGCTCGTCACCAGCACCGCCGAGCAG GTGATGGAGCGTCTGTGCGCACGCGTCCAGCAGCAGGTTTGCCAGCTGCGAGGCGTCGGAGAGGCCGACGACATCCAAGCCGCCAAGCAAGTGCTGAAGGAGGCCAGGAATTCCCGCGCG CTGTACCCCTCCCTGTGCGAACTGGCCCACGTGCTTTCTGTGGACGGGCCAGTCCGCCAACGTCTGGACTCGCTGGCCAGCGAGCTTGCCAAAGCCGCCGACAAGGAGCTTcag GTGATCGTGGACTCGATGGTGTCTCTGTGCCGTGAGCTGTGCCCTCTGTCGTCCGCCGCGGCGGAGCGGCTGGCCACGCCGCTCTCGGCCGTCTCGGAGAGCGTGTCTGTCCCCCGTGCCGCCATCCGGACCGCACTGATGGAAAGGGCAGCGCAGGACGTCCATCGAGCCTTAGA AGAAGTCAAACTGTCTGTGGTTTCCTATCTCACCAACTCCATTGTGGACCAAATCCTGCAGGAGCTCTACGCTACCCACAAAAAACTG ACCCACCAGGTGTCTCATCTCAAACGCTGGGATGGGTCGTGCGAAGACGCCACGGGCTGGAGGTTCAACAGGCACAGAGACTCTCTGGACATCACTGAGGAGGAGCTCGGCACCAGTATA GACACAATAGCCATTAAGAAGCGCAGCTCGAGAACAAGACGAATACGACCCGTCTCCACCAGGCTGA GTCTCTGCGACGACTCCAGCTCCTCGCCGCCCCCTTCCCTCCCCTCCTACTCCACGCCGCTGTCCCGCTCAACCTCCTGGGAGGGCCTGTCTGCGCTGCCCACGCAGGGTCTGCCGCTCCACCACGTGACCAGAGTCCGCCCGAGACctccacgcaggcacaaagGAGGATACCTACCCGCTGACACG aattgtagTGAAAATGGAGGTACAAGCCCTCTGGATGACGGACTGCCAGATTTTTATACTAAAAGAGTCCTTCCGGATAG tcAACTCTCTTCTCTGCACAACACGCACTCACTGAGGCGGAAGAAAAGGAGGAACGTCCTGGCCATCTTCGGTTTCCGCAGAAACCGCAACCAGACGCTGTCCAACCAGGAGTCGGACGCCGACTTTTACGGAGATCACACCGTTGCTACGGCACCCACAGG GACGGCCACAGAGAATGTGTACACGCTCCTCCAACCTACGAGGTCTGCGACCAGGCTGGGGTCTCCGGGGGATGGGCCCGATGGGAAGAATACTTTGGTTTTGAGTCTGCCACCACCAATGCCAGGCATTCAGCATCCAACCGTGGGAGGAAGCAAGCACCCCTTTTACTCCCCCACCGAG CGCTCCGAAAAGGAGGCGGCGCCCGAGCATCGGCCAGCGGAGGCCGACAAGTACTGGGCGGACGATAAGCAGAGGACCAGTGAGGTTCTCCAGGCTGGAGACATGTGGATGCCGGGCGAGGGCCACTCGGACAGGTGGCGCTCGGACGAGAGGCCGGGAGAGGCTTTGACCGCCGACAGACAGTGGACGGCGGAGAGACACACGCAATGGCAGATCGACAGGAAGATGGAGAGACAGCGGCTGGCCGGCAGGCAGATAGACCGCTCGTGGTCGGAGGGCAAGCAGACGGACTTACAGCCGGACGCGCAGTGGACGGACAGGAGTGTGTGGAAGGCGGACAGGCAAGTCCAGGCGCTTCATTTCTCTCAAAGGCCGTTGCCGCCGTACCCTTTGGACAGGACGCCCTCCCCTAAAAAGGAAGCGAGCACAGAGGTTGAGTCGCAGGGCGAGAGACGAGTCAGTCCCGATGCTTGCGTGGAAGGCTGGAGGAGCGGCTACGCCGGGCGACCGGCGCCCTGCGTGTCGAAACCCGAACCCCCGCCGCAAAGTAGCAAACCCAGCTTGTCCAAACTGAGGCAAAGGCATCGACAGGAAAGCTCCGACACGCTACCTG AGGAGGATGACGAGGGCGAGAGGGATCCGGCCAGGATGGACAAGAAGGACTGGGACAGAAGAAGAGATATGGAGGGTCAACCTCCCCCGATTCCTGAAAAG CCAAAGACGACGACGTACGTGACCTTCCCGAAAGAACCGGCCCCGGAAAGGACCTTACCCCCTCCGCCTTTGCCCCCGCCCGTCAGCAGGCCCGCGCACGGGATGCCAGACCGAGCCGCCAGTCAAG GCGACGAAGGATCGAGGCCTCAGGCGCCCGTCAAACCCCAGAGGAACCGAAAAGCCATGTCGTACGACGCAG GCACCGACAGGGACAGCCCCACTAACATTGAGAAGCCCCCAAATCGCAAAGCCCCTGAGAAAAAGCCTAGACTGCCCCAAAACAGAAATAAGTCACTGGACTTGTCTG ACAACTTCAACACGGGACCCGGTCACAGCGAGCTGGTGTGA